Proteins co-encoded in one Salvia splendens isolate huo1 chromosome 4, SspV2, whole genome shotgun sequence genomic window:
- the LOC121801320 gene encoding nucleosome assembly protein 1;2-like — protein sequence MSNPEKDSFDTSELDASLPAAAAALSAEDRAGLVSALKNKLQDLAEQHVDVMESLPPRVRSRVEALKSIQSQHDELEAKFIEERTALEAKYQTLYQPFYTKRFEIVNGVAEVEGMAAESKVKGVPDFWLIAMKSNEILGEEITERDEEALKYLKDIKWSRLEDPKGFKLEFFFDTNPFFKNSVLTKTYHMIEEDEPILEKAIGTEIEWYPGKCLTQKVLKKKPKKGAKNAKPIIKTEKCESFFNFFSPPEVPDEDDDIDDDKAEELQNLMEQDYDIGSTIRDKIIPHAVSWFTGEAAEGDELELSDEEDEDDDDEEEDEDEEEDEDEDEDEDDEEEKVQVKSRKKKGSRAPAGEGQPGERPPECKQQ from the exons ATGAGTAATCCTGAAAAAGACAGCTTCGATACTTCCGAGTTGGACGCATCTctccccgccgccgccgccg CTTTGAGCGCCGAGGATCGCGCAGGCCTAGTCAGTGCTCTCAAG AATAAGCTGCAGGATTTGGCCGAGCAGCACGTTGACGTGATGGAGTCGTTGCCGCCTAGAGTGCGCTCGCGCGTCGAGGCGCTGAAGAGCATTCAG AGCCAACATGATGAGCTAGAGGCGAAGTTTATCGAGGAAAGAACAGCACTTGAAGCTAAATACCAGACACTTTATCAGCCGTTCTATACGAAA CGATTTGAGATTGTGAATGGTGTTGCGGAGGTTGAAGGAATGGCTGCTGAATCCAAAG TTAAAGGTGTCCCTGACTTCTGGCTGATAGCAATGAAGTCTAATGAGATATTGGGGGAGGAG ATAACAGAGCGTGATGAAGAGGCTCTAAAATATCTTAAGGATATTAAGTGGTCTAGGCTTGAAGATCCCAAAGGCTTCAAGCTTGAGTTCTTCTTTGATACCAATCCCTTTTTCAAGAATTCTGTTCTCACGAAAACATACCATATGATTGAAGAGGATGAGCCTATACTAGAGAAGGCAATAGG GACAGAGATTGAATGGTATCCTGGCAAATGCTTGACTCAAAAAGTTTTGAAGAAAAAGCCAAAGAAGGGGGCAAAAAATGCGAAGCCAATTATTAAGACTGAAAAGTGTGAAAGCTTTTTCAACTTCTTCAGTCCACCAGAGGTGCCAGATGAAGACGATGATATAGATGATGATAAG GCTGAAGAACTCCAAAATCTGATGGAGCAAGACTATGACATTGG CTCCACAATTCGTGATAAAATCATCCCTCATGCTGTTTCCTGGTTTACTGGGGAGGCTGCGGAAGGTGATGAACTCGAATTATCAGATGAGGAAGATGAggacgatgatgatgaagaagaagatgaagatgaagaggaagacgaagacgaagatgaagatgaggatgatgaagaggaaaaagTGCAAGTCAAGAGCAGGAAGAAG AAAGGAAGCCGAGCACCTGCTGGAGAAGGTCAACCAGGCGAACGGCCTCCAGAATGCAAGCAGCAATAG
- the LOC121801405 gene encoding beta-fructofuranosidase, insoluble isoenzyme CWINV1-like has product MAYYQNVWLIFCFISVLELQSCLSTQRDDQPYRTAYHFQPPKNWMNDPNGPMIYKGNYHLFYQYNPEGAVWGNIAWGHSTSKDLINWTPHPAAISPDTPSDIKGCWSGSATILSNGKPVIVYTGNSSQNQQLQNLAMPKNLSDPNLIEWIKPSYNPLMAPTQQNMINAYSFRDPTTAWLGRDGRWRLIVGNKIGRRGRALLFRSRDFVHWTQAKHPLYSKRGTGMWECPDFYPVSTRGEDGVDTSKVGKGVKHVLKASINDGLFDSYAIGTYNLGRDVFVPEKGSLRLDSKMRYDHGKFYASKTFFDSSTKRRVLWGWINESTDAAIDKSKGWSGLQAIPRKIWLHKSGNQLVQWPVKEIEKLRKGKVISSAKELRGGSVLDISGVTASQADVEISFEISTFKNVEVLEPSLTDPQEICSHGSSKGGVGPFGLLVLASKDIQEHTAVYFRVFKAKTRYVVLMCSDQSRSSLNLDYDKPMYGAFVDVDPVKEKLSLRTLIDRSIVESFGGEGKACITARVYPSLAIDGGAHLYAFNNGTDSVKISKLAAWSMKAAQVN; this is encoded by the exons ATGGCATATTATCAGAATGTTTGGCTGATATTTTGCTTCATATCAGTTCTTGAACTTCAATCCTGTCTTAGTACTCAAAGAGATGATCAGCCCTACAGAACTGCATATCACTTCCAACCTCCCAAGAATTGGATGAATG ATCCTAATG GGCCAATGATATACAAAGgaaactaccacttattctacCAATACAATCCTGAAGGGGCTGTGTGGGGAAACATAGCTTGGGGGCATTCCACATCAAAGGATCTCATCAACTGGACGCCTCACCCAGCGGCAATCTCCCCGGACACCCCATCTGACATCAAAGGATGCTGGTCGGGCTCAGCCACGATCCTTTCAAATGGCAAACCAGTCATTGTCTACACAGGTAACAGTTCACAGAACCAGCAGTTACAGAATCTAGCAATGCCAAAGAATCTCTCTGATCCAAACCTCATAGAGTGGATCAAGCCATCATATAATCCTCTTATGGCACCAACACAGCAGAACATGATCAATGCCTACTCGTTTAGGGACCCCACCACGGCCTGGTTAGGCCGTGATGGGCGGTGGAGATTGATAGTTGGGAACAAGATTGGCCGGAGAGGGAGAGCACTTCTGTTTAGAAGTAGAGATTTTGTTCACTGGACTCAAGCTAAGCACCCGTTGTACTCAAAGAGGGGTACCGGCATGTGGGAATGCCCGGATTTCTATCCTGTCTCGACTAGAGGCGAGGATGGAGTTGACACATCCAAGGTAGGGAAAGGGGTCAAGCATGTGCTGAAAGCTAGCATAAATGATGGACTATTCGACTCTTATGCTATTGGGACTTACAATCTTGGGAGGGATGTGTTTGTCCCGGAGAAAGGGTCGTTGAGGCTCGACTCGAAGATGAGATATGATCATGGAAAGTTCTACGCTTCAAAGACCTTCTTTGATAGCTCAACAAAGAGGAGGGTCTTGTGGGGTTGGATCAATGAATCCACAGATGCTGCCATTGATAAAAGCAAGGGCTGGTCTGGCCTTCAG GCAATTCCTAGAAAGATCTGGCTTCACAAATCAGGAAACCAATTGGTGCAATGGCCAGTTaaagaaattgaaaagttgaGAAAAGGTAAAGTGATCTCTTCTGCCAAAGAGCTCAGAGGAGGATCAGTTCTTGACATATCAGGAGTGACAGCCTCTCag GCTGATGTGGAGATTTCATTTGAGATCTCTACATTCAAGAATGTAGAGGTGCTGGAGCCAAGCTTGACTGATCCACAAGAAATTTGTAGTCATGGATCAAGCAAAGGTGGGGTGGGACCATTTGGTCTACTAGTATTGGCTTCAAAGGATATTCAAGAACACACAGCAGTTTACTTCAGAGTTTTCAAAGCCAAAACCAGATATGTTGTTCTCATGTGCAGTGACCAAAGCAG GTCTTCGTTGAACCTAGATTACGATAAGCCCATGTATGGAGCTTTCGTTGATGTGGATCCTGTGAAGGAAAAATTGTCACTGAGAACTTTG ATTGATCGTTCGATTGTGGAAAGTTTTGGTGGGGAGGGGAAGGCTTGCATCACAGCTAGAGTTTATCCCTCACTGGCCATTGATGGAGGAGCACATTTGTATGCCTTCAACAACGGGACTGACAGCGTTAAGATCTCGAAACTGGCTGCCTGGAGCATGAAGGCAGCTCAAGTCAATTGA